Genomic segment of Brassica napus cultivar Da-Ae chromosome A6 unlocalized genomic scaffold, Da-Ae chrA06_Random_10, whole genome shotgun sequence:
TTTATCTCTCATCTTAGTAACGTACACACAGACCGTCATGCATTCAATCTGTTACGATACCATGAATCTTTGAAGCTTAAAAGTACCAGTTTGAAATTAAACAAACTACTGTAATATTGGCAGAGTTTACATTTTCTGACAGAACAAAGAAAGCCTCAATAAGAGATAATAAAGCTCTGAGTTCCCGGGAAAAGAGGGGACGGAGGAGAGACCCCTATGGCAAGATCACCGAGGTTTACAGTGGATTATAGCTGCAGTATGATCTAGTTTCTTTCCGAAGGAGCTTCAATACCATGTTTATTCTCTGCCTAATAATGTGTTCCTCatgttatgttttctttttgaatccAATATTGCTACCATCAATTGCAGAAGTTAGTGATCTAAGAACCTATAGAACACAGAGAATTTAAGCACCTGCCATGGAAACTGAACTTTGGATCATCTTCTGTGTATTGCTCAGTGTTTTCAGCTCCTGGAAATATGTGACACCCAACCTACTTATTAAGCGGGAGAATTCTTTAGCAAGAAAGTTCCAATGAGCTACATCTCCGGCAGCCAGCTTTTTTAGTTCCTCTCCTGCGAAAAAGAAATTCTATCCGGTAACCTATgaagatattaaaatatatgtgtGAGTATAAGCAATTCAGGGATATGAAAGAACCTATGTTGTGTATATTATTGCATGCATATATAACTATGAGAAGAACGATGAAACTCAGGAaagcaataaacaaaaaaagaggatGGCGTCTCTTACCTTTCATATCCAGGGATAATGAAAAGATTGCAGAGATCGGACTGTGACAGCTGAAGGAATATGttatacacatatcagcacaatTTTGCTTCTTGCAACAGATAGCTCATCGGCTTCATCCACCATCTTAAATACAACATCTTTTCGTGTTACACTTGAAGCTTCTTCACTAACCgatttgttttcagatttcTCAGGTAGAACTGAAGGAGACAAAACCTCAATTCAAGATGCTGCTGTGTAGACGACTACCTGCAGTAAACACATGACCTGAAACATACAAAACATATAACTTGATGGTCGAAGCGCTGCAGGAGCTTTGCGGTGAAAAGCATAGTAATATCAAAGTTAAGACACACCCTTGACCTAAGATTGTAAAGCAACAATTGAAAGCACCAACTAACTTGaagaaaaactattaaaactataACAAATAGACTTGCTGAATGTATAAACCATCAATTTGAACCAAAACTTACATgattaaaatcacaaaacaacGATAAGATATAGAGTATGTCTCTCTCTTGGAATGAAATAAATGATGTATAATCTAGAAGATGAGAACCTGATTTCTAAGAGATGAACTCAAAATTCATTATGATCACCACTGATGAAACTGTACGGGAAAAAAACACATTCGTCTGGCACCAAAAAGTCAAGAATGGATTTGATACCCGATACAATCAGTAGAGGAACGGTCAAAGCCACTGCACCCAGCCCAGGTGGATCCACTAAAGATATATTTCCTCCTCCAACAACAATAGCAACCTGTTGTAAAAGTATAAGAAGATTAAGACATCATACATGACCTTGTAATGCCCATGACCCAGACACAACATCCTACTTCACGTATGTTACAACACTTGCGAGCTTTAATTTGGCGTTACCAAAGAATCAATCAGTGGTTGCTTATAACTGATGTGCAAATaagcttttaattttttttggtgattGCAAAATCGATTAAAATCAAAGATCAGTGTGGTTAAGACTGTGTCAGAGCATTTTTGTTGTTAAGAAGGAAGGATTATAGGGAACTAACCCGATAGATATAAATCGAGAACACATTTTGTAACTTCTACACAGTTATTATTGTACTTAGTGTACAAAACATTTCCATCTAATCATACTTTCTCAATCAACATGTCTAGGAAAGAGCTCAACGCATAATACCTAGCTACTTATAACTCATGAATCCATGGTTACAGAGTTACCCAATCGCAGTAAGATCAAAAATGTGTCGGAGAATAACCTCAATGCCAAGCCGATTCACTGCTGAAACCTCTCTTGCAATCGCCTAGCGAGAAACAGGATGAGACATGTGAAGAAGGAAACAGAgaacagaaaaaaaagatgaaacctTTGGATCAATATTATGCTCCTCGTCTCCAGTAAGAGCTGCTCCACTGACTTTAAGTCTTTTAAGCAAAACCCTTCTCCATCGAAGGAAGGCATTCCAGGAAAGATGACTGCCCCTTTTAGGCCACTGAAAATTACAATGATggcaacacaatttaataaacACAACCAGAGTTCCACAGTTCAAGATTCACTTCAACCAATTAAAGTTCAGATTttgcaatatatattaatcaaatcttaaaccctatagccttgtgttcaaaaaaaaaacctatagCCAAAAAGTGCTACATTGACCATTTTTATGAAACTTTGTGGACGTTAAGCTTAGCAACTGAAGATTAATAATACCTCTCGTTCAAGGACTCTGGAGTTGAACCATTATTCAAGGATAAAGACGAAGAGCAGCTGATAAGTACAGAACCTGATTGAGCCAACACGCCGGCGGGAGGAAGAGGTAAACTCCGGTGAaggttttctagtttttttcaTTGGAGCAGAGATCGAACATGAAGTTGGGTGTCGTTGCCAGCGTCAGGATGTACGTGGCAGACGGCTACGCCGTTGGTTGCTTTGGTAATCCATGACGGTGCAACTGAGGAGGATATGGCAGATTTGTACAGGATAGATTCAGAATATGAAAAGATTTTCTTGACATTTATTGATGGTGAACACTgatttaagaagaagaaacgaaTTAGGGTAACGATTAAAACGAAGAAGCTGAAGTCAAAGCATatagatgtcaaaaaaaaatgttccgTCTATTTGTTTGTGTAATACGTGGAACTAAAGCTGAGGTGTCATCTCCTTATTGGCCTGAATTAATTTGAGGACGTGGACACCCTTCCCATTGAGTATATTGTGCTTTTAGCAGTGTTAGATTTCATTTTAATGGATCCAACACTCTTTAGACTTCAGTTGCATGTATTAACTAGTTATAATTTCGTAATGAGTTAAAGCTTCCTAGTTATAAATGTATCAGTACAAGCAATTAAACAAGGGAAATTGCACCCTATATAcatgaaaaaaacttaaatatactAATTAACCAAAATTCCTCCCTCTCTCCTACTTTCTCTTTCTATCTCTCTACTCTCACTCCCAAAatctaattttcaatttttttttggttatttggcaaataagcCCATCAAACAAATACTTTTACTACCACAAGTAGCAGTTAGGAACTTAAGGATGGGAGTTTACCCCGTTTAGTAATGACTTTACCTTCTAATAATGGTTTCTTAAGTTCTTTTAATAAGTTTCTTAAGTATTTTAATTGTTGTTAATCTATGGGCTCACCCACGTTTTATTTATGTGGTAAGTAAATGttagcaataaaaaaaaagaatgatcaTAAACTGTATGAATAGTGCCTGTTGTCAAGACTCTAGAAgggaaaaaaattatacatatattaaggTAGCGTTCGTACTTTCTCATTCTAAAGATACCAAGAtaaagagtgagagagagagagagagagctatgTTATCGTCGGCGGTAGAGTTCTCAGCGGAGCAAGCGAGATGCGGCGAAGATGGTAACGGCGGAGAGACAAACAAGAACGGCGATCTTGATCATTTTATTCTACGAACATCCTCCGAACCAAAAGTTCCGGCGACAAGTTTTCTCTCTACGGATACTTTCCTTAGAGCAGCAACGTTACTCAAGGACCAGGTGATGCCACATACTGCTAGGTTTAGCTAGAGTCCTTCCTATGGACCGTACGTCGGCTCGTATATATTTACCGGTCgatgtatgtatatatgtatgtgtagGTTGTGGAGGCTACGTGGAAAGGCGGTCCGGATCCGGGTGTGGTGTTAGATCCGACTGTGTACACAGGACTACTCGGCACAGCTTTCACTTGCTTGAAGTCGTACGAGGTCACGAGGAACCATCAAGATCTGCTAACTTGCGCCGATATAATCGACACGTGTGCCGACGTTGCACGCGCCACAACCAGGTGAGAACATCTTAGATATCATAttccacaaaaaaatattctgaaaacaaaatttcattagtattatttaaaaaaaatgtcgCTTTTCAGACAATTATTAACCATAACAGAGTCAtgaataatatgtaaaattgcAATTTGTGGAATAATATCTACACACCCAAATGAATAGGTCGTTTTCTAATAGATTTTTGGATTGATTATGGTCATGAATAGGCACGTGACGTTTTTATGTGGAAGAGGAGGAGTGTATGCGCTTGGTGCAATCGTAGCCAGTTACAGTGGGGACCAATCAAAGCTTGACCTCTTTCTCGGTCTTTTTCTTGAGGTACCTGTCTTTTCACTTGTAACTACTTCAGGTTTTAGTTTCACCACATTCAGACAAAAGTAGATTAAGTATACATATCTCATGTTACAATAATGTGATAACAATGTTCTGTTTTATAGACTAACATTGGTATACACTTGATAGTTTTGTTCTGTTTAATAAACTGACATTGATCTAAACTCTTACGTGATAACTAGATACAATAaacaatatgtttttataaaattgtttaGCTAGCAGAAGAAAGAGAGTTACCAGCAGGACCAGAGGAAGGAGGATTTGGAATGTCATATGACCTTCTCTATGGAAGAGCGGGTTTTCTTTGGGCTGCTTTGTTCCTAAACCGATACCTCGGTGAAGGCACTGTTCCTGATCATCTCTTATCGCCTATTGTCGCAGCCATCTTATCTGGTGGACGAGTTGGCGCAGCAGATCATCAAGCTTGCCCTTTGTTATACAGGCACAACTGATTTCTATCTTTTAAGTTCATTTATTTCAAGAATGTCAAGAGCATAAACTTAtccttctttttgtttgtttgtggttTATAGGTTCCACGGGACACGGTTTTGGGGTGCGGCGAATGGATTAGCTGGAATCTTGCACGTCTTGTTACACTTCCCATTATCAGAAGAGGATGTGAAGGATGTGCAAGGGACGTTGAGGTACATGATGAGCAATAGGTTTCCAAACAGCGGAAACTATCCGTGCAGCGAAGGGAATCCGAGAGATAAGCTGGTCCAGTGGGCTCATGGTGCAACCGGCATGGCCATTACTCTGGCTAAAGCATCACAGGTGTTTCCAAAGGAGAGGGATTTTCGTGAAGCAGCAATTGAAGCTGGAGAAGTAGTGTGGAAGAGTGGCTTGGTGAAGAAGGTAGGTTTAGCGGATGGAGTTGCTGGCAACGCCTATGCTTTCTTGTCGCTTTATAGGTTAACAGGAGATGTTGTGTACGAAGAGAGAGCAAAAGCGTTCGCGAGTTACTTGTGTCATGACGCGAGAGAGCTTGTGAGTGCGACAATGGGAGAAGCAGAATATGACTACTCGCTGTTCCGGGGACTAGCTGGACCGGCATGCCTCTGGTTCGATCTTGTGTCGCCGGTAGATTCTAAGTTTCCTGGTTATGAGATATAATtcaatgtcaggtctagtttaAGATAAACTGTTGGTTCAGTTATCGAAAGTGCATCTTCAATGAATGTATgatcaaaacaaaaactcatGTCTTTTTAAAGTAATACAATGGTGGTAATAATACAATGATCAAACGGTATTGATAGTATCAGTAAGACAACGGAGAATGCAACCGAGACCAGCTCTCTCAGTGAGTTTCTCGTGAATCTTCAAACACTGATCGCATGTAGGTCGGTCCCCAGTGGAAAGGCCTCTGTACAAGTACCTGTTCCACACCATTCAAGCAAACATAAAGATTAACACTTACTCTTCAAGAGCTAAGCT
This window contains:
- the LOC125594339 gene encoding lanC-like protein GCL1, translating into MLSSAVEFSAEQARCGEDGNGGETNKNGDLDHFILRTSSEPKVPATSFLSTDTFLRAATLLKDQVVEATWKGGPDPGVVLDPTVYTGLLGTAFTCLKSYEVTRNHQDLLTCADIIDTCADVARATTRHVTFLCGRGGVYALGAIVASYSGDQSKLDLFLGLFLELAEERELPAGPEEGGFGMSYDLLYGRAGFLWAALFLNRYLGEGTVPDHLLSPIVAAILSGGRVGAADHQACPLLYRFHGTRFWGAANGLAGILHVLLHFPLSEEDVKDVQGTLRYMMSNRFPNSGNYPCSEGNPRDKLVQWAHGATGMAITLAKASQVFPKERDFREAAIEAGEVVWKSGLVKKVGLADGVAGNAYAFLSLYRLTGDVVYEERAKAFASYLCHDARELVSATMGEAEYDYSLFRGLAGPACLWFDLVSPVDSKFPGYEI